From Hydra vulgaris chromosome 07, alternate assembly HydraT2T_AEP, a single genomic window includes:
- the LOC136082739 gene encoding uncharacterized protein LOC136082739 — MGGGDHCVVQNCSNDRRYPEKYIIKDHIKLFNGSLQLKFWRCKDVKMLPKWNSKIRLFRSNFRISLRSPVCSNHFKMGRPTDVYTYPTEYLNGYDIKLKKRKSPLKRISIIRKKKYVADYQSSHDQNEDNHDQIEFTEPINIHYDHDYALPVGKDFLVSETNDVEDLQIFIKTPKRLLKRPLLIKHRKHLLSKFSLKSQAEFSWDRVCHSDSILTTWITYFGNELKPLLLWPTQEANLLYKARHFSGKLHNVEGIIDCTEQKIQRPSNAKAQYQTFSIYKSSNTLKKLVVTTKTGSFSFISKAYGGQASDRHITEDCNVINMFSEGSMCLADRVVLVCPPLKKKGQHFTQAKIQSAKEIAQTRVHVERSIRRLKEFRICKNELSLTMLDLIDHIYVICGALSNIQPPIVKEFI, encoded by the exons ATGGGTGGGGGTGATCACTGCGTTGTTCAAAACTGTAGCAATGATAGAAGGTATCCGGAAAAGTACATTATTAAAGAccatattaaactttttaatggtAGTTTGCAACTTAAATTTTGGAGATGCAAAGACGTTAAAATGTTACCTAAATGGAACTCGAAAATTAGACTTTTCAGGAGTAACTTTAGAATTTCTCTTCGTTCTCCAGTCTgctcaaatcattttaaaatgggACGACCTACTGATGTTTATACTTACCCTACTGAGTATTTAAATGGTTAcgatattaagttaaaaaaaagaaaatctccATTAAAACGGATATCcataattaggaaaaaaaagtatgttGCTGATTACCAGAGTAGTCATGATCAAAACGAAGATAATCATGATCAAATAGAATTTACTGAGCCTATTAATATTCATTATGATCATGATTATGCTTTACCTGTTGGAAAAGATTTTCTTGTATCTGAAACAAATGACGTGGAAgacttacaaatatttattaagacTCCTAAAAGATTACTTAAAAGACCTTTGTTAATAAAACATCGAAAACATTTGTTGAGTAAGTTTTCATTGAAGTCACAAGCAGAGTTTAGTTGGGACAGAGTATGCCATTCTGAtag TATCTTAACAACCTGGATTACTTATTTTGGAAATGAGTTAAAGCCTCTTCTTTTATGGCCCACACAAGAAGCAAATTTATTGTATAAAGCAAGACATTTTTCTGGAAAGTTACACAATGTAGAAGGTATAATAGACTGCACTGAGCAAAAAATTCAGAGACCATCAAATGCAAAAGCACAGTATCAAAcatttagtatttataaaagtagTAACACATTGAAAAAGTTAGTTGTTACAACAAAAACTGGTTCTTTCAGTTTTATCTCTAAAGCTTACGGTGGCCAAGCTTCAGATAGACACATTACAGAGGACTGCAATGTTATTAACATGTTTTCTGAAGGTTCTATGTGCTTGGCGGACAGAG TGGTATTAGTTTGtccacctttaaaaaaaaaaggacaacATTTTACACAAGCGAAAATTCAATCAGCCAAAGAAATTGCTCAAACACGTGTCCATGTAGAACGCTCAATTCGTCGACTTAAAGAGTTTAGGATTTGTAAGAACGAGTTATCATTAACAATGCTAGACCTCATTGATCACATTTATGTTATTTGTGGGGCTTTAAGTAATATACAACCACCAAttgtaaaagaatttatttga